One segment of Carya illinoinensis cultivar Pawnee chromosome 13, C.illinoinensisPawnee_v1, whole genome shotgun sequence DNA contains the following:
- the LOC122292914 gene encoding protein N-lysine methyltransferase METTL21A produces MEPDRLNSPSTFSMNLEVLGHELQFSQDPNSKHLGTTVWDASLVFVKFLEKNCRKGRFCPSKLKGKRVLELGAGCGVAGFGMALLGCDVVATDQIEVLPLLMRNVERNTSRILQMNPGSDSFGSIQVAELDWGNKDHIRAVDPPFDYIIGTDVVYAEHLLEPLLQTIFALSGPKTTILLGYEIRSTSVHEQMLQMWRRNFDVKIIPQSKMDQIFQHPSIQLFIMGAKHSEGIRESIEGSGSDHKVEEVKTSKEEEENAGQSTEEKVANSTGDVHKEDCKPVTNFQNEKLNDFEVRRTGSMAARLLRDVKIA; encoded by the exons ATGGAGCCTGACAG GTTAAATTCTCCAAGCACATTTTCGATGAATCTCGAAGTTTTAGGCCATGAATTGCAGTTTTCTCAG GAtcccaattccaagcatttagGAACTACTGTTTGGGATGCTTCACTTGTGTTTGTCAAATTTCTG GAGAAAAACTGCAGAAAGGGAAGGTTTTGCCCATCTAAACTTAAAGGAAAACGTGTTCTTGAACTTGGAGCAGGTTGTGGAGTAGCTGGTTTtg GTATGGCTTTGCTTGGATGTGATGTAGTTGCAACAGACCAAATTGAAGTTTTGCCATTGCTAATGAGAAATGTTGAACGTAATACTTCAAGGATCTTGCAGATGAATCCTGGTTCCG ATTCATTTGGATCAATTCAGGTTGCAGAGTTAGACTGGGGAAACAAGGATCATATTAGGGCTGTTGATCCACCATTTGACTATATCATTGGCACTGATGTT GTTTATGCAGAGCATCTATTGGAACCACTATTGCAGACAATATTTGCCTTGTCAGGACCTAAAACTACAATTTTG CTGGGGTATGAGATCCGTTCTACGAGTGTCCATGAGCAAATGCTTCAGATGTGGAGAAGAAATTTTGATGTGAAGATTATTCCACAATCTAAG ATGGACCAGATATTCCAACATCCAAGTATTCAACTTTTCATCATGGGAGCAAAACATTCGGAGGGGATTAGAGAGAGCATTGAGGGGAGTGGGAGTGATCACAAAGTTGAAGAGGTCAAAACAAgcaaggaagaggaagaaaatgctGGGCAAAGTACCGAGGAGAAGGTGGCCAATTCTACTGGCGATGTACACAAGGAAGACTGCAAGCCAGTGACCAATTTCCAGAATGAGAAACTTAAtgattttgaagttagaagAACGGGGTCAATGGCTGCTAGACTTCTACGAGATGTCAAGATAGCTTAA